In the Sarcophilus harrisii chromosome 1, mSarHar1.11, whole genome shotgun sequence genome, one interval contains:
- the LOC116420542 gene encoding cytochrome b5 type B-like yields the protein MAGKRPAAKVTYYRLEEVAKHNSKKDAWLVIHGRVYNITGFLGEHPGGEKVLMEQVGRDATQGFEAAGHSADAREMLAQFCLGELQPGERGAPQP from the coding sequence atgGCGGGGAAACGGCCCGCGGCCAAGGTCACCTACTATCGGTTGGAGGAAGTGGCGAAACACAACTCGAAAAAGGATGCTTGGCTGGTGATCCACGGGCGAGTGTACAATATCACCGGCTTCCTGGGAGAGCACCCGGGCGGAGAAAAGGTTCTGATGGAACAAGTGGGTCGGGACGCGACCCAGGGCTTCGAGGCTGCCGGACACTCGGCGGATGCGCGGGAGATGCTGGCGCAGTTCTGCCTTGGGGAATTGCAGCCGGGTGAGCGCGGGGCCCCGCAGCCCTAG